A single window of Populus nigra chromosome 17, ddPopNigr1.1, whole genome shotgun sequence DNA harbors:
- the LOC133676517 gene encoding vacuolar cation/proton exchanger 3-like, giving the protein MASLQEPWLLENGNLKGSSKEIRHGRTAHNMSSSSLRKKSDLTLVSKVRCGMLRHLLTNLQEVILGTKLTVLFPAIPLAIAAECYGFGRPWVFALSLLGLTPLAERVSFLTEQIAYYTGPTVGGLLNATCGNATELIIAIFALWQHKIQVVKYSLLGSILSNLLLVLGTSLFCGGIANLGKEQKYDRRQADVNALLLLLALLCHMLPLLFRISAASVSLTEVPTLQLSRVSSIIMLLAYVTYIIFQLVTHRQLFEAQEESAEDGDDVISEETPVIGFWSGIVWLVGMTAVIALLSEYVVGTIEDASESWGLSVSFISIILLPIVGNAAEHAGAVIFAFKNKLDISLGVALGSATQIAMFVVPLCVIVAWILGIEMDLNFNLLETGALTLSIITTAFTLQDGTSHYLKGLALLLCYVVIGACFFLNKTPLNHGNVIDLGVKSAAGSVIAA; this is encoded by the exons ATGGCCTCATTGCAGGAACCATGGCTCTTGGAGAATGGAAACCTTAAGGGCTCAAGCAAGGAGATAAGACATGGCAGGACCGCACACAACATGTCATCCTCGTCATTGCGCAAGAAGTCAGACCTCACTCTTGTATCGAAAGTTCGATGTGGAATGCTTAGACACTTGTTAACTAACCTTCAAGAGGTCATTTTGGGGACTAAACTTACAGTTCTTTTTCCTGCCATCCCACTAGCCATTGCTGCTGAATGTTATGGCTTTGGAAGA CCCTGGGTTTTTGCTTTGAGCTTGCTTGGACTGACCCCACTTGCAGAACGTGTCAGCTTTTTGACAGA GCAAATTGCTTATTACACTGGTCCGACAG TGGGAGGGCTCCTAAATGCAACATGTGGTAATGCTACAGAACTGATAATAGCTATTTTTGCACTCTGGCAACACAAGATACAAGTGGTGAAATATTCACTCTTGGGTTCCATACTATCAAACCTACTTTTGGTTCTTGGCACCTCTCTCTTCTGTGGTGGCATTGCCAACCTTGGAAAGGAACAAAAATATGATAGG AGACAAGCTGACGTGAACGCGCTGCTTTTGCTCCTGGCATTGCTGTGCCATATGCTGCCACTGTTGTTTCGGATTTCTGCAGCCTCCGTTTCCCTCACGGAAGTCCCAACACTGCAGTTGTCGAGAGTAAGCAGCATTATAATGCTGCTTGCATACGTTACATACATTATCTTTCAGTTAGTGACACACAGGCAACTATTTGAAGCACAAGAG GAATCCGCGGAAGATGGCGATGATGTAATTTCAGAAGAAACACCTGTGATAGGATTCTGGAGTGGAATAGTTTGGTTGGTTGGAATGACTGCTGTCATAGCCTTGTTGTCAGAATATGTTGTGGGCACGATCGAG GATGCTTCAGAATCTTGGGGCCTTTCTGTCAGCTTCATTAGCATTATCTTGCTGCCAATTGTTGGAAATGCAGCTGAACATGCTGGAGCAgtcatttttgcttttaaaaacaaGTTGGATATATCTTTAGGTGTTGCACTAGGCTCTGCAACTCAAATTGCTATGTTTGTG GTTCCACTTTGTGTAATTGTTGCTTGGATTTTGGGCATTGAAATGGATCTTAACTTCAATCTCCTTGAGACTGGTGCTCTTACCTTATCAATAATCACCACAGCCTTCACCTTACAG GACGGTACTTCTCACTACCTGAAAGGATTGGCTCTATTGCTGTGCTACGTTGTTATTGGGGCGTGCTTTTTCTTAAACAAGACACCATTGA aCCATGGAAATGTCATCGATTTGGGAGTCAAGTCCGCAGCTGGATCAGTCATTGCAGCTTAA
- the LOC133677485 gene encoding chlorophyll a-b binding protein CP29.1, chloroplastic-like: MAATTAAAATSSFIGTRLPDVYSNVGRIQARFGFGKKAPKKSIKTTPDRPLWYPGAKAPEYLDGSLVGDYGFDPFGLGRPAEYLQFELDSLDQNLAKNLAGDIIGTRTEVSDVKSTPFQPYSEVFGLQRFRECELIHGRWAMLATLGALSVEWLTGVTWQDAGKVELVEGSSYLGQPLPFSITTLILIEVLVIGYIEFQRNAELDPEKRLYPGGNFFDPLGLAADPEKKATLQLAEIKHARLAMVAFLGFAVQAWVTGKGPLNNWATHLSDPLHTTIIDTLSS, translated from the exons ATGGCTGCCACCACAGCTGCTGCCGCTACATCCTCCTTTATTGGAACACGTCTGCCCGACGTCTATTCAAACGTGGGTAGGATCCAAGCGAGGTTCGGATTTGGCAAGAAAGCACCCAAGAAATCTATTAAGACCACTCCAGACCGCCCACTTTGGTATCCAGGAGCCAAGGCACCTGAGTACCTAGATGGCAGTTTGGTTGGTGATTACGGGTTTGACCCATTTGGGTTGGGCAGACCAGCTGAGTACTTGCAGTTCGAGCTTGACTCTTTGGATCAAAACTTGGCTAAGAATCTGGCTGGAGATATTATTGGGACCCGTACTGAGGTTTCTGATGTGAAGTCAACTCCGTTCCAGCCTTACAGTGAGGTTTTCGGGTTGCAAAGGTTCAGGGAGTGTGAGCTTATTCATGGAAGGTGGGCTATGTTGGCTACTCTCGGTGCTCTCTCAGTCGAGTGGCTCACTGGAGTTACCTGGCAAGATGCTGGAaag GTGGAATTAGTTGAAGGATCATCATACCTTGGTCAGCCACTACCATTTTCCATTACAACATTGATCTTGATTGAGGTTTTGGTGATTGGATACATTGAATTCCAAAGGAACGCAGAGCTTGACCCAGAGAAAAGGCTCTACCCAGGAGGCAATTTCTTTGATCCTCTTGGCTTAGCTGCTGATCCAGAAAAGAAGGCTACCCTTCAATTGGCAGAGATCAAGCACGCTCGCCTTGCCATGGTAGCCTTCCTTGGCTTTGCAGTTCAAGCTTGGGTTACAGGAAAAGGCCCCCTCAACAACTGGGCTACTCACTTGAGTGATCCTCTCCACACGACCATTATTGACACCTTATCCTCTTAA
- the LOC133676883 gene encoding E3 ubiquitin-protein ligase AIRP2-like isoform X3 — translation MVINMASDYPREYDGACLQMRLSYSPAANFFLFLVQWTDCHLAGALGLLRILIYKAYEDGKTTMSIYERKASIREFYGVIFPSLMQLERGITDVEDRKQKEICAKYKKKDEMDKGKLSEIDLEREEECGICMEINSRVVLPKCNHAMCMKCYRDWRTRSQSCPFCRDSLKRVNSGDLWIYTSNNEIIDLSSITRQNLKRLFMYIDKLPLIVPEPMFVSYDPRYR, via the exons ATGGTTATTAACAT GGCTTCTGATTATCCTAGGGAATATGATGGTGCCTGCCTTCAAATGAGATTATCCTACAGCCCTGCTgccaacttctttctttttcttgtccAGTGGACTGATTGTCACCTAGCTGGTGCCTTGGGATTGCTTAGAATTCTTATATACAAG GCTTATGAGGATGGAAAGACAACCATGTCTATTTATGAAAGAAAGGCTAGCATAAGAGAGTTTTATG GGGTGATATTTCCTTCTTTAATGCAACTTGAAAGAGGAATCACTGATGTAGAAGACAGAAAGCAAAAGGAAATTTGTGCAAAGtacaaaaagaaagatgaaatggACAAAGGAAAGCTCTCTGAAATTGatttagagagagaggaagaatgTGGTATTTGCATGGAGATTAATAGCAGAGTTGTATTGCCCAAGTGCAATCATGCAATGTGTATGAAGTGCTATCGAGATTG GCGTACGCGCTCTCAATCATGTCCTTTCTGTCGAGACAGTCTCAAGAGAGTCAACTCAGGTGACCTTTGGATCTACACCAGCAACAATGAGATCATTGACTTGTCTTCAATCACTAGACAGAATTTGAAAAGACTGTTCATGTACATTGATAAGTTGCCACTCATTGTTCCTGAACCAATGTTTGTTTCTTACGACCCTCGTTACCGGTGA
- the LOC133676883 gene encoding E3 ubiquitin-protein ligase AIRP2-like isoform X2 — translation MAACPYPCQCRKFNKLKTWASDYPREYDGACLQMRLSYSPAANFFLFLVQWTDCHLAGALGLLRILIYKAYEDGKTTMSIYERKASIREFYGVIFPSLMQLERGITDVEDRKQKEICAKYKKKDEMDKGKLSEIDLEREEECGICMEINSRVVLPKCNHAMCMKCYRDWRTRSQSCPFCRDSLKRVNSGDLWIYTSNNEIIDLSSITRQNLKRLFMYIDKLPLIVPEPMFVSYDPRYR, via the exons ATGGCTGCCTGTCCTTACCCTTGCCAATGCAGGAAGTTTAATAAGCTCAAGACATG GGCTTCTGATTATCCTAGGGAATATGATGGTGCCTGCCTTCAAATGAGATTATCCTACAGCCCTGCTgccaacttctttctttttcttgtccAGTGGACTGATTGTCACCTAGCTGGTGCCTTGGGATTGCTTAGAATTCTTATATACAAG GCTTATGAGGATGGAAAGACAACCATGTCTATTTATGAAAGAAAGGCTAGCATAAGAGAGTTTTATG GGGTGATATTTCCTTCTTTAATGCAACTTGAAAGAGGAATCACTGATGTAGAAGACAGAAAGCAAAAGGAAATTTGTGCAAAGtacaaaaagaaagatgaaatggACAAAGGAAAGCTCTCTGAAATTGatttagagagagaggaagaatgTGGTATTTGCATGGAGATTAATAGCAGAGTTGTATTGCCCAAGTGCAATCATGCAATGTGTATGAAGTGCTATCGAGATTG GCGTACGCGCTCTCAATCATGTCCTTTCTGTCGAGACAGTCTCAAGAGAGTCAACTCAGGTGACCTTTGGATCTACACCAGCAACAATGAGATCATTGACTTGTCTTCAATCACTAGACAGAATTTGAAAAGACTGTTCATGTACATTGATAAGTTGCCACTCATTGTTCCTGAACCAATGTTTGTTTCTTACGACCCTCGTTACCGGTGA
- the LOC133676575 gene encoding probable envelope ADP,ATP carrier protein, chloroplastic, with the protein MRDKERAILCFQTLPNLKTTHCSLTETTHHREPLWRNAQFSCRIRSDGSNGSFGNFASVSMAENKKDKGNEFAPSTAQLFKHPLAILAFFPRDAAIFAAGAVAGAAAKTVTAPLDRIKLLMQIHGVRAGQESAKKAIGFIEAIVMIGKEEGVKGYWKGNLPQVIRIIPYSAVQLFAYETYKNLFKGKDGELSVIGRLAAGACAGMTSTFVTYPLDVLRLRLAVEPGYRTMSEIALTMLREEGVASFYYGLGPSLLGIAPYIAVNFCIFDLVKKSLPEKYQQKTQSSLLTAVVSAAVATLTCYPLDTVRRQMQMKGTPYKSVLDAIPGIVQRDGVIGLYRGFVPNALKTLPNSSIRLTTFDIVKRLIAASEKEFQRIVEENRQKQSQVANN; encoded by the exons ATgagagacaaagagagggccatTCTCTGCTTCCAGACGTTACCAAACCTAAAAACCACACACTGCTCTCTCACGGAAACCACGCACCACCGCGAACCTCTGTGGAGAAACGCGCAATTCAGTTGCAGAATCCGGAGTGATGGAAGCAATGGCAGTTTTGGTAATTTTGCTTCAGTCTCAATGGCAGAGAATAAGAAAGATAAAGGAAATGAGTTCGCGCCGAGTACGGCTCAGCTATTTAAGCATCCGTTAGCAATACTGGCTTTTTTCCCGAGAGATGCTGCGATTTTTGCCGCTGGAGCTGTCGCTGGTGCAGCCGCGAAGACCGTCACCGCTCCGCTTGACCGTATTAAGCTACTCATGCAG ATTCATGGAGTGCGGGCCGGGCAGGAAAGTGCTAAGAAGGCAATTGGTTTCATTGAG GCGATAGTAATGATAGGGAAAGAAGAGGGAGTCAAAGGGTATTGGAAGGGAAACCTCCCTCAG GTGATTCGGATCATACCTTATAGTGCCGTCCAGCTCTTTGCTTATGAAACTTACAAG AATTTGTTTAAGGGAAAGGATGGTGAACTCTCAGTTATTGGCAGACTTGCAGCAGGTGCTTGTGCAGGCATGACATCTACTTTT GTAACATATCCTTTGGATGTCCTGAGATTACGCTTAGCAGTTGAACCTGGGTATCGCACTATGTCTGAG ATTGCATTAACAATGTTACGGGAGGAAGGAGTTGCATCATTTTACTATGGTCTTGGGCCTTCTCTTCTTGGCATTGCTCCATATATTGCCGTGAACTTTTGCATTTTTGACTT GGTGAAGAAGTCATTGCCTGAGAAATATCAACAGAAGACTCAATCATCTCTACTGACAGCTGTGGTGTCTGCCGCTGTTGCAACTCTCACTTGCTATCCTTTGGATACAGTAAGAAGACAAATGCAAATGAAGGGTACACCTTACAAATCAGTTTTGGATGCCATTCCAG GAATCGTGCAGCGTGATGGAGTTATTGGCCTGTATAGGGGTTTTGTTCCCAATGCATTAAAAACCCTTCCAAATAGCAG CATTAGGCTTACCACTTTTGATATTGTGAAGCGTCTAATTGCAGCCAGTGAGAAAGAGTTTCAGAGAATTGTGGAGGAAAACCGCCAGAAACAAAGCCAAGTTGCCAATAATTGA
- the LOC133676883 gene encoding E3 ubiquitin-protein ligase AIRP2-like isoform X1 — protein sequence MRKSFKDSLKALEADIHFANTLASDYPREYDGACLQMRLSYSPAANFFLFLVQWTDCHLAGALGLLRILIYKAYEDGKTTMSIYERKASIREFYGVIFPSLMQLERGITDVEDRKQKEICAKYKKKDEMDKGKLSEIDLEREEECGICMEINSRVVLPKCNHAMCMKCYRDWRTRSQSCPFCRDSLKRVNSGDLWIYTSNNEIIDLSSITRQNLKRLFMYIDKLPLIVPEPMFVSYDPRYR from the exons atgAGGAAATCGTTTAAGGATTCTCTTAAAGCTCTTGAAGCTGATATTCACTTTGCCAATACTCT GGCTTCTGATTATCCTAGGGAATATGATGGTGCCTGCCTTCAAATGAGATTATCCTACAGCCCTGCTgccaacttctttctttttcttgtccAGTGGACTGATTGTCACCTAGCTGGTGCCTTGGGATTGCTTAGAATTCTTATATACAAG GCTTATGAGGATGGAAAGACAACCATGTCTATTTATGAAAGAAAGGCTAGCATAAGAGAGTTTTATG GGGTGATATTTCCTTCTTTAATGCAACTTGAAAGAGGAATCACTGATGTAGAAGACAGAAAGCAAAAGGAAATTTGTGCAAAGtacaaaaagaaagatgaaatggACAAAGGAAAGCTCTCTGAAATTGatttagagagagaggaagaatgTGGTATTTGCATGGAGATTAATAGCAGAGTTGTATTGCCCAAGTGCAATCATGCAATGTGTATGAAGTGCTATCGAGATTG GCGTACGCGCTCTCAATCATGTCCTTTCTGTCGAGACAGTCTCAAGAGAGTCAACTCAGGTGACCTTTGGATCTACACCAGCAACAATGAGATCATTGACTTGTCTTCAATCACTAGACAGAATTTGAAAAGACTGTTCATGTACATTGATAAGTTGCCACTCATTGTTCCTGAACCAATGTTTGTTTCTTACGACCCTCGTTACCGGTGA